A single window of Verrucomicrobiia bacterium DNA harbors:
- a CDS encoding 2-oxo acid dehydrogenase subunit E2, whose translation MDVKLPKVGESGDSGTVATLLVKVGDQVTADQTILELEQEKAVAPIRTPVAGTVSAVHVKEGDKVSVGALLITVGGDAAAEAPKAPATAAPKPAAPKASAPRAPLPVEDDEDLPPDADDGADTGPDPAASPYVRKVARELGIRLSRVQGSGSGGRVLLSDLARYVARLERGVARAGRHADEPKGLVFAPVGQDFSLFGPVTSQPLSALRKVIAARMVENAVSLPHVTQFDDADLSHIEALRARYRPAYEAAGVRLTPTPFLLKALVSVLQKHPIFNASLNEVTDTLVLKQHYHIGIAVDTEAGLLVPVIRDADRKSLKELAAELASIAARARDRKLGPDDMKGGTFTVSNQGAIGGGHFTPIINKPEVAILGLGRTAQRPVVTSGGTIEARPLLPLAVSYDHRVIDGGSAARFTVDFVRALQEFPEDWVRL comes from the coding sequence ATGGACGTCAAGCTGCCTAAGGTTGGTGAATCCGGGGATTCGGGCACGGTGGCCACCCTTCTGGTCAAGGTCGGGGACCAGGTGACTGCCGATCAGACCATCCTCGAACTGGAGCAGGAGAAGGCGGTGGCTCCCATCCGCACGCCGGTCGCCGGCACGGTCTCCGCGGTGCACGTGAAGGAGGGCGACAAGGTGTCCGTCGGGGCGCTGCTGATCACCGTCGGAGGGGACGCCGCCGCAGAGGCCCCAAAGGCACCGGCCACCGCCGCCCCCAAGCCTGCAGCTCCAAAGGCGTCCGCCCCGCGCGCGCCGCTGCCGGTGGAGGACGACGAGGACCTGCCACCGGATGCCGACGATGGCGCGGACACGGGCCCGGATCCCGCGGCATCGCCGTATGTGCGAAAGGTGGCCCGCGAGCTCGGAATCCGGTTGTCCCGCGTCCAGGGCAGCGGCAGCGGCGGCCGTGTGCTGCTCAGCGACCTGGCCCGGTACGTGGCGCGTCTCGAGCGCGGCGTGGCCCGGGCGGGACGCCACGCGGACGAACCCAAGGGGCTGGTCTTCGCCCCGGTTGGCCAGGATTTTTCGCTGTTTGGCCCCGTGACCAGCCAGCCGCTGTCCGCCCTGCGCAAGGTGATCGCGGCGCGCATGGTGGAGAACGCGGTGTCGCTGCCGCACGTCACCCAGTTCGACGACGCCGACCTCTCGCACATCGAGGCGCTTCGTGCCCGTTATCGCCCGGCCTACGAGGCCGCCGGCGTGCGCCTGACCCCGACCCCGTTTCTCCTCAAGGCTCTGGTGTCGGTGCTGCAAAAGCATCCGATCTTCAACGCCAGCCTCAACGAGGTCACGGACACGCTGGTGCTCAAGCAGCATTATCACATCGGCATTGCCGTGGATACCGAGGCGGGGTTGCTCGTGCCGGTGATCCGCGACGCCGACCGGAAGTCCCTGAAGGAGCTGGCGGCGGAACTGGCCTCCATCGCTGCGCGGGCGCGCGACCGGAAACTGGGGCCCGACGACATGAAGGGCGGCACCTTCACCGTTTCCAATCAGGGAGCCATCGGTGGCGGCCATTTCACGCCGATCATCAACAAGCCCGAGGTGGCCATTCTGGGCCTTGGCCGGACGGCGCAGCGCCCGGTGGTGACCTCCGGGGGAACCATTGAGGCCCGCCCGCTTCTGCCGCTGGCGGTGAGCTACGATCATCGGGTGATTGACGGTGGCAGCGCCGCACGGTTCACGGTGGACTTCGTCCGGGCCCTTCAGGAGTTCCCCGAGGACTGGGTGCGCCTGTAA
- a CDS encoding sugar phosphate isomerase/epimerase: MSPHTSRRQFLRSALAVPLMSAGCGFGIRAAESFERTGPPRLRIGLAAYSFRDDFKAGPEGAPARMDMFRFLDYCATHDCDGAELTSYYFPEDLTDGYLARVRRHAHLCGVTISGTAVGNDFCHPPGPKRGAEIAGVKLWIQRAAILGAPHIRVFAGGPHGQPLPVAKRLCIEALEECGDVAGRHGILLGLENHGGIVAEADDLVDIIRSVKSPWVGINLDTGNFHTGDPYADLAKCAPYAVNVQFKGLMSRRGQRTPEPANYGRVFQIFKDARYQGWVILEYEMPEDPWERVPVMLAAMRAHC; encoded by the coding sequence ATGAGCCCGCATACCTCTCGTCGTCAATTCCTTCGCAGTGCGCTGGCCGTCCCGTTGATGTCGGCCGGGTGCGGATTCGGGATTCGGGCCGCCGAGTCCTTTGAGCGCACCGGGCCTCCCCGCCTGCGCATCGGGCTTGCGGCGTACTCCTTCCGCGATGACTTCAAGGCCGGGCCGGAGGGCGCCCCGGCGCGGATGGACATGTTCCGGTTCCTCGATTACTGCGCGACCCACGACTGCGACGGCGCCGAGTTGACCAGCTATTACTTTCCTGAAGACCTGACGGATGGGTACCTCGCCCGCGTCCGCCGTCATGCGCATTTGTGCGGGGTCACCATCAGTGGCACAGCGGTCGGCAATGACTTCTGCCATCCGCCCGGACCGAAACGAGGCGCCGAGATCGCCGGGGTGAAGCTCTGGATCCAGCGGGCCGCTATCCTGGGCGCCCCGCACATCCGCGTCTTTGCTGGAGGCCCCCACGGCCAGCCCCTGCCGGTGGCCAAACGCCTGTGCATCGAGGCGCTGGAGGAGTGCGGCGACGTCGCGGGCCGCCATGGCATCCTGCTCGGTCTGGAAAACCACGGCGGCATCGTGGCGGAGGCGGACGACCTGGTAGACATCATTCGCAGCGTGAAATCCCCCTGGGTGGGCATCAACCTCGACACCGGCAACTTCCACACGGGCGACCCCTACGCTGACCTTGCGAAGTGCGCACCGTACGCGGTGAACGTGCAATTCAAGGGACTGATGAGCCGTCGCGGCCAGCGGACACCGGAACCCGCCAACTACGGGAGAGTTTTTCAGATCTTCAAGGACGCCCGGTACCAGGGGTGGGTGATCCTTGAGTACGAGATGCCCGAGGATCCGTGGGAACGCGTGCCCGTAATGCTGGCAGCGATGCGGGCGCACTGCTGA